The following proteins are encoded in a genomic region of Ornithodoros turicata isolate Travis chromosome 6, ASM3712646v1, whole genome shotgun sequence:
- the LOC135397799 gene encoding uncharacterized protein LOC135397799 produces the protein MNLMPSLPSRKRMLYYVNSFILQSSGFIALRLSWRTQLTKHMELEGHLKAARRLLRAAQRLASDPAGPTPAVTDDASAAALDTEYSFVTIEEKNNPHLAQPKHKRNDYQVVELVSLSGVYVPTRALAGARLAKSATTMARSLLVNIFNEEALMNCSVKGERHNGARGHVEETRTPLYPRAVDAIIDVTQAHGAGRP, from the exons ATGAACTTAATGCCGAGTCTTCCCTCAAGGAAGAGAATGCTGTACTATGTGAACAGCTTCATTCTACAGAGCAGCGGCTTCATAGCGTTGAGGCTGAGCTGGAGAACACAGTTGACGAAGCATATGG AGTTAGAAGGCCACCTTAAGGCAGCACGCCGACTTTTAAGAGCTGCTCAGCGGCTTGCCAGTGACCCTGCAGGTCCAACACCCGCCGTTACGGATGATGCAAGCGCAGCCGCACTGGACACGGAGTACTCGTTCGTCACAATCGAGGAGAAGAACAATCCCCATTTGGCACAGCCTAAACACAAGCGCAATGACTATCAG GTAGTCGAGCTGGTGTCGCTCTCCGGCGTATATGTACCCACAAGGGCACTGGCAGGCGCCCGGCTGGCCAAGTCGGCAACGACAATGGCCAGATCACTGCTGGTCAACATTTTCAACGAAGAAGCGCTCATGAACTGCTCAGTGAAGGGTGAGCGTCACAACGGAGCACGTGGGCACGTGGAAGAGACGCGGACACCGCTTTATCCTAGAGCCGTCGATGCGATAATCG ACGTCACTCAAGCGCACGGTGCAGGACGGCCATAA